A single genomic interval of Numenius arquata chromosome 14, bNumArq3.hap1.1, whole genome shotgun sequence harbors:
- the NMRAL1 gene encoding nmrA-like family domain-containing protein 1 gives MAGKKLIVVFGATGAQGGSVARALLEDGTFKVRAVTRNPMKKEAEELKQRGAEVVKADQDDEPSLELALEGAYGAFVVTNFWEHCSKEKEIVQGKRLADLSKRLGLRHVVYSGLENVKQLTGGRLEVLHFDGKGEVEEYFRKVSVPITSIRLPFYFENFLSIFKPQKAPQGDSYVLALPMGDTPMDGMAVEDMGPVVVSLLKSPKEYVGRVIGLSTGKLTEAEYAAVLSQQTGKTVKASKISPEDYEKRGSPGAKEMAAMFRFYAMKPDRDVDLTMKLNPKARTFSQWVADNKAAF, from the exons ATGGCTGGGAAGAAACTGATCGTGGTGTTCGGGGCGACCG GGGCTCAGGGGGGCAGCGTGGCCCGGGCTCTGCTGGAAGATGGGACCTTCAAGGTCCGCGCGGTGACACGGAACCCCATGAAGAAGGAGGCGGAGGAGCTGAAAcagaggggagcagaggtggTGAAGGCAGATCAGGACGATgagccatccctggagctggccTTGGAGGGTGCTTACGGAGCCTTTGTTGTCACCAACTTCTGGGAGCActgcagcaaagagaaagaaattgtgcAG GGAAAGCGCCTTGCTGACCTGTCGAAGCGCCTGGGCCTGCGCCATGTGGTGTACAGCGGCCTGGAGAACGTGAAGCAGCTGACGGGGGGCCGGCTGGAGGTGCTGCACTTTGACGGGAAAGGCGAGGTGGAGGAGTACTTCCGGAAAGTCAGTGTTCCCATCACATCCATCCGATTGCCGTTCTACTTTGAGAACTTCCTCTCCATCTTCAAGCCACAGAAGGCCCCGCAGGGAGATAGCTATGTCCTGG CACTGCCCATGGGGGACACCCCCATGGATGGCATGGCGGTGGAGGACATGGGGCCTGTTGTAGTTTCCCTGCTGAAGTCCCCCAAGGAGTACGTTGGCCGAGTGATCGGGCTTAGCACGGGGAAGCTCACCGAGGCAGAGTATGCCGCTGTCCTCTCCCAGCAGACGGGCAAGACGGTGAAAGCCAGCAAG ATCTCCCCTGAGGACTACGAGAAACGCGGCTCCCCTGGGGCCAAGGAGATGGCTGCCATGTTCCGCTTCTACGCCATGAAGCCCGACCGCGACGTGGACCTCACCATGAAACTCAACCCCAAAGCCCGCACCTTCTCTCAGTGGGTGGCGGACAACAAAGCTGCCTTCTGA